Proteins from one Paenibacillus amylolyticus genomic window:
- a CDS encoding DinB family protein, translating to MNFCINEAIEILERTPPTLKHFLSGLSDGWLRSNEGEGTWNAHEVIEHLIEAEKHNWIPRVETIVMQGEEQLFPAFDRFSHLKEISERSLEEALQEFSSMRMNNISTLKEIMHSNPNLEKNGLHPEFGIVKLRELLSAWVVHDFTHIAQIVRVMAERYRMDVGPWSAYLGILNKN from the coding sequence ATTAATTTCTGTATAAATGAAGCTATTGAAATTTTGGAGCGTACACCGCCAACACTAAAGCACTTCTTATCCGGTCTTTCAGACGGATGGCTGCGATCTAATGAGGGTGAAGGAACCTGGAATGCTCACGAAGTGATTGAACATCTTATTGAAGCAGAGAAACATAACTGGATTCCGCGAGTGGAAACCATTGTAATGCAAGGGGAAGAGCAGCTGTTTCCTGCTTTCGATCGTTTCTCACACTTGAAGGAGATATCAGAACGAAGCCTTGAAGAAGCACTACAGGAGTTCAGCAGCATGAGAATGAACAATATCTCCACACTCAAGGAGATCATGCATTCGAATCCCAATCTGGAGAAGAACGGCCTGCACCCGGAGTTCGGCATCGTAAAGTTAAGGGAGCTGCTCTCTGCGTGGGTCGTTCATGATTTTACACACATTGCGCAAATTGTTAGGGTTATGGCGGAAAGATACAGGATGGATGTGGGTCCCTGGAGTGCATATTTAGGCATATTGAATAAAAATTAA
- a CDS encoding TetR/AcrR family transcriptional regulator, translated as MNKKTDLRIIRSKHSIKKAFIELLNEKGYEGITIQDIADKAMINRNTFYLHYQNKPDLLNISMDELLEELNSTLKQCSSSKSHISGSMLEQLMQTILEKIKDNIPFYKALLLDENRIYGFQSKMEEIIKNTVEDGLDNMPLQISKELLLQYIASTFMGIVVWWVKNDFSYTPSELASQFGKILTHGHLTAAGIPIKDY; from the coding sequence ATGAATAAAAAAACCGATTTGCGTATCATTCGCTCCAAACATTCGATAAAAAAGGCGTTTATAGAACTTCTTAATGAAAAGGGGTACGAAGGAATTACAATTCAAGATATAGCCGATAAGGCGATGATTAACCGAAATACCTTTTACCTTCATTATCAGAACAAACCCGATTTGTTGAATATATCTATGGACGAATTATTAGAAGAATTAAATAGTACACTCAAGCAATGTTCGAGCAGCAAGTCTCACATAAGCGGCTCAATGCTTGAACAACTCATGCAAACCATATTGGAGAAAATTAAGGACAATATTCCTTTCTACAAAGCATTGTTACTTGATGAGAATAGAATCTATGGTTTTCAATCAAAGATGGAGGAAATTATAAAAAATACAGTGGAAGATGGCTTGGATAATATGCCCCTTCAGATTTCAAAGGAATTATTACTTCAATACATCGCATCTACTTTTATGGGCATTGTAGTATGGTGGGTTAAAAATGATTTTTCGTATACTCCAAGTGAACTTGCCTCTCAATTCGGAAAAATTTTAACTCATGGACACTTAACAGCTGCAGGCATTCCAATTAAGGATTATTAA